The Tripterygium wilfordii isolate XIE 37 chromosome 21, ASM1340144v1, whole genome shotgun sequence genome segment CTGATTTGCTGTCACAGAAAATTTTAGTTGGCTTATCCTGTATAACTCCCATATCCTCCAAGGCTCTCCTGAGCTAGATTGCCTATGCAGCTGCCCTGGAAGCGGCTACATATTCTGCTTCAGCAGATGACAAAGCAACAGATTTTTGTTTCTTGCAAGACCAGGAACAAACTCCAGAACCCAAGTTGAACACAAAACCAGAGGTACTTCTAAGGTCATCCAGGTTGCCTCCCCAATCAGAGTCACAGAAACCAGCCAATTCTATTTTCTTTCCAGACTCATACAGAATTCCATAGTTCATAGTTCCCTTGACATACCTCAGAACCCTTTTGGCAGCCCCTAGATGAATTTGAGTAGGACTTTGCATATATCTGGACAACAAGCTGACAGCAAACATAAGATCAAGTCTTGTTGTACAGAGATAGAGTAAACTGCCAATTAAGCTCCTATACACAGCAACATTAGCTTCACCAGATCCATCCTCTTTGAACAACTTTTCAGTGACAACCAAAGGCACCACAACAGGATTGCAGTCCTCCAGATTATGTTTCTTCAGAATAGCCTTAGCATAGCTAGTTTGAGAGATGAATATTCCCATTTTAGATTGAATCACCTCAAGGCCCAGAAAATAGCTCAGTAATCCTAGATCACTCATCTCATAGGTCTCCATCATGCTACTTTTGAAAGTTTGAATCTGATCTTCATTGTTTCCAGTGATGATCAAGTCATCCACATAAATGGAGACTATCAACAGAGAGTTCCCTTCCTTCAGGCTGTATAGAGTTCCCTCACTCTTACTCTTCTGCAAGCCCTCTTGtttaaaaaatttatctatTTCAGAGTACCAAGCTCTAGGCGATTGTTTAAGCCCATAAAGAGCCTTTTTCAGTTTATACACTTTTGCTTCCTCCCCTTTACTGATAAATCCTTCTGGTTGAGAAATGTAGACTTCTTCCTCTAGAGTTCCATTTAAGAAGGCTGATTTAACATCAAGTTGATGGATCCTCCACTGATTTTGAGCAGCCACTGACAACAAGGTTCTTACTGTCTCCAATCTGGCTACTGGGGCAAAGGTCTCATGGAAATCTATACCAGGCTTCTGTGTAAACCCCTTTGCAACTAATCTGGCTTTATATTTCTGCACACTCCCATCAGgattcaattttgttttgtagACCCATTTAACTCCAACTATGTCTCTGTTCACTGGTCTATCAACTAGCTCCCAAGTGTTGTTCTTCTCAATCATCCTAATCTCCTCCTGCATAGCAAGTCTCCAGACAGGATCTGCTTGAGCCTCTTCAAACTTTCCAGGTTCTCCCATAGCTAGATTGCAAGATTCATATACTGCTGCCAGATCTTTCACTCTTATAGGAGGTGACTCTGGTTCACTATCTTCCTCAAGTTCAGGAATGTCTGCAGCTGTCACCTCTCCAAGAACCTCCTCCTGAAATGGATCCACATGTGAGTCTCCCTGATCTTCATTTGTTTCTGACCAGTAAGTTGGATCAATCAGCTCAGAATTGTTTTTAGTAGACATATCCTCCCACTTCCAAGCTGAGTTTTCATCAAATATTACATCCCTACTCACTAATAGCTTTCCGGTTTCAACTTCATACACTCTGTAGGCCTTGGAATTCACACTATAGCCCACAAAGATGCATTTTTTGCTCTTTCTGTCTAGCTTGGTTCTTTTCTCTGTAGGAATGTGGATATAACATAAGCTACCAAATACTCTGAGATGGTTTACTGAAGGCTTGATCCCAGACCAAGCCTCTGAAGGATTCAAATTCTGGACAGCCTTGGTGGGACACAAATTAAGAATGTAGACAGCAGTATGAATGGCCTCAGCCCAAAACACCTTAGGTAAATTCTTTTCAGCCAACATTGATCTTGCCATCTCCATCAAGGTTCTATTTTTTCTCTCAGCAACCCCATTTTGCTGAGGGCTGAATCCAGCAGTAAGCTGTTTCTTTATACCTTCCACTCtgcaaaattcttcaaatttttctGATGTATATTCTCCGCCCCTATCACTCCTTAGTTGTTTAATTACCCTTCCACTCTCCTTCTCAACTTCAGCCTTAAACTGTTTAAACTTGGTAAAGGTCTCAGACTTTTCTTTGAGGAAGTATACCCAGACTTTTCTAGAATAGTCATCTATGAAAGTCAGAAAGTATTTACAGTCATTGAAGGATGCAGTCTGCATGGGCCCACAAAGATCTGTATGTACCAGATCTAGGACTTCCTTGGCTCTCCATGTTGCTTGCTTAGGAAAAGGATGCCTGTGATGTTTTCCCATAACACAGCTTACACATATACCATCTGTCTCCACAATTTTAGGTAAACCAGTCACCATATTCTTTTGATGCAACAATTTGAGGTCACCAGTGTTAAGATGGCCAAACCTCAAATGCCATAAGTTTGTACTCTGCTGTGACTCAGTATTTGCTTGAAGTGCTACAAATGCATCAAGTTTgaactcaactagaaagtttcTATGGTTCTTCATAGGAACAAACATTAAGGCTGTGTCTATATTGTCCTTATCATAAATCTTGCACCCTGTATCCTCAAACAATAGTTTATACCCATTTTCCATCATCTGGCCCACACTCAACAAATTACTTCTGAGAGGAGGCACAAATAGAACGTCACATATATACTTAGAACCCCCATCAGCAGTAATTTTCACTCTCCCCCTACCTTTAGCCTCCACTACAGTGCCATCACCCAAACGAATATTTGAGGTAATGGTAGTATCAATGAAATCAAACAGGTCTCGATTCCCAGACATATGGTTGCTGCATCCACTGTCTAGGTACCAGACATCAGACTTAAAATTGGGAGTAGAGGATACCTGTGTTGCAACGAAAAGATTTTCTTCTGGACTGCACTCTACAAAGTTGGCTTTGTTTTCTGGCTTAGAACGACAATGCTTTTGAACATGGCCAAACTTCTTGCAATAGTGGCACTGGGGCTTTCCCTTGAACCAACAATCAGCAGGAACATGACCAAACCTCTTACAAATATCACAAACAGACCCACTAGAGCCTCCAACAGATTCGGAACTCACACCCTTGTCTCCCCCACTGCGCCAAGTTGGTTGTTTCCCTTTCTTAACTTCATCTCTGAGAGACAACTTCGCTTGGAAGGCAGATTCCATTGAGGAAGTTTGTTCACCACGACGAAGCCTCCTTTGCTCATGTGCTTGAAGTGAGCCAATAAGCTCCTCCGGTTTCAAAACTGTCAAGTCTTTTGATTCCTCAATGGCAGTCACAACAACATCATAGCGCTCAGGAAGACTAATTAATAGCTTTTGAACAAGCTTTTGGTCAGAAATCTCTTCTCCTAGAGAGCGCATTTGGTTGACAATATCGATTACTTGAGAATAGAACTCTTTAATGCTTTCGGACTCACGCCGAAGTGTTTGTAGTTTCACCAGAGCAGTCTTGCCATCTCCATCAAATTCTTTAGATAGGATATCCCAGGCTTCCTTGGCTTGGGTGGCTCGGATGATACGTGGAAAAATTGTAACCCCAACCCCATTTTGCAGACGAGAGAGCGCCTTAGCATTGATCATTCGATTGCTCTCTAGGTCCTTTTTTTCAGTAGCGTCTAAAACACTTTCATCTGTGGATTCCGTGTATCCATTCTGCACAATGCCCCAAAGGCCTTCTGACATCAAGAAAGTGCGCATACGTACCTTCCAGGAAGAGAAATCATCTCCATTAAACAACGGAATGGTGTAGCGGTCATTCGAGGAAGTCATAGCTTCAACTCAGCGTCTCTTGCTCTGCAGCCTTTTCTTCGTTGCTTGAATCGCGATAACCTCGAACTGGTCTTCCACACAGATCGGGCTTCGATACCACTGTTAGAATTAAAACCACAGGTAATAACACAAACAGATCAATCAGATGAATCACTATCAGCAAGCCATAGTCTCAAAGGTGTTAACTTTCATTTCTCAGTATACAATATTCATCCAGGCGGCTACACCAGCCTTTACTACAAAAACCTAGGACATTCCAAATTACTAAATAGTCCTAACACTAACATGTAGGACAAGGGCTAAACTAGTAAAGACATACATATGATAAGACACCATTTGATCTTAATTAAAACAACTTAACAGAAcattaattaaaataagtaGTCAACTGTGCAAGTCAAACAACACTCACTTGCCCTAAGGACTATTAATTTTGATTATCTGAAACCTCATTGTGTCTCTTTCTTGACGTAGTTAGTTAAAACTGTTGTTACTCTCGTGGACGTAGCCTATATTAATTGAGCGAATCACGTAAAAATGTTGTGTTTATGTTGCCTCTCTTCTCTAATCTTTATGTTATTCACTATTATTAAGGAAGGTCAATTCCTAACATTAAAAATATTGTGTTTACGTGTTCCAAATTTGTATACAAATTTAGCTGAATTTTGAAGAGTCTAGTCATGTGTTGCTATTTTCAAGGCACAAGCATTTTGATCCCCTTAGGGTTCACATCTAATCCATATTTCCATATCTAAGAGAACTCCGTCAAAATTAGAACCAAGTCTATGTCTAAGCCCTTGAAGTCCAACTCAAGCCACAGTAGTAGTATCATGAggacattttcttttaattttctaaGCCAAAACATTAGACTATTGACTATTTCGTATGTGGGAGAGAAATCCATACATAGCTATATATAAAGTCTGTCTTATACCTCAAAAACAACAAGTAGTAGTTCATTCAACCGAAGAGAGAACATTGAGCATAAACATGATTAGTTCCCTTTTTCAGTTGTCATCAAATATGGGTGTAGTAGGAACTTCTTTCATGCCAAAGACAAGCATGATCCATTTCCAAAGTTTCAAGCCTAACCAACACAAAAACAACATTTCAGTGATGTAAGTTCATGATATTCCTAAACTTTCACTTAATTAGTAAttgttttccttcattttttgggttatttattgATTCTCTTGAGCTAGCGAAgattattaatatattgttgtgttttttttttctttctttatgttTAGAAGATGTAAGGACCCAACTCCTCCAGCAGTTGAGCCAGGAAGAAAACCTCCACAAACGAATAGTGTATTGACGGTTAAACCAATAGCAACAAAACTGAGAAAGGAAAGAGCTGCTATTCCAAGTTTCGTCGTCGATGTTGAAGATGATAAGAAAAACCAGTTGAGCCAGGATGAAGACCTCCACAAACTACTGCTCGCTGCAGGAACTCAATATCGATCGCCGCATTAATGATAGCCTGATAGGGTGTAAAATTGTTGCTTTTATATCTTTAAAATTAATTCCTGTACATCCCGTTAAGTTTCAAGATCACTTGTAATGCCGCGAAAAGTCTTACAGTTGTCAAATATGAAAATACCAAGTAGTTTGTATGTTGATGTAATATTTTGTATAATAGCTTACTTCCACATTCATTCTATAATTATATGTAATATTTAATTAGAACATTTGAGTATTTTCATTAACTGGAAGGATAGAAGGCAACTGACTTGGACTAAGTATTAGACCAATTGACCGTTGACGCAACAATCTAATTCAAATAAAAGCCAATTGAACTGAGTCTAGTTAGTTGAGTTGGAGCTTGTTATTCTGAGCAGGATTCTTCTCATTACCCTCCCGTAAGAGTGGTGGGGCTGAGGAAACACCGATCTTGAAATAGAACAACAATGGTGGAGCTGAGGAAACACCGACCCGGATTCGGGGTTCGAACATGGCTCGGGAGGTAAAGTGGAGGCGGAGGCAAATGGGAGGTGGTTTGGGGTGGATAAGAGAGTTGCATTGAAGTGTGAGAAGAGGCTTGTGATGTTAGAGCAGATTGGGTGGCGATCTTTGAACTGGTTGGGGTTTGGAGATGGCAGACCAAGAGACTGACAGGGGAGGTTCGATGGTTTCTATGTGTACCCAATTCGATTCCTTAACTTATCTAGAACCAACATCACTGCATCTTTCTCCTGCCACTTCTCCTTCTCAATCATTTCCTCTACTGGTATGATCAGTTTTTTTTGTGATAAGAACAAAGAGGTGTATCAGCAGAAGTAAACAAGGCCAGGCTTGTAGAGTTAATAGGGTACCTGCAAGATTATCTCTTTCTTCATAAGAACCAAATTACAAGAGAGGCTACTGTTCTGTACCAGCTGGAACAATTAATGGGATATCTC includes the following:
- the LOC119987708 gene encoding uncharacterized protein LOC119987708, which produces MISSLFQLSSNMGVVGTSFMPKTSMIHFQSFKPNQHKNNISVIRCKDPTPPAVEPGRKPPQTNSVLTVKPIATKLRKERAAIPSFVVDVEDDKKNQLSQDEDLHKLLLAAGTQYRSPH